CCAGTAAGTAAGCTCCCATCTTTCGGGAATTTTCTACCAGATTCTCCTTCTCCAAAATGGCCAGATTGGCAACTCCGGCAGCGCAGGCAACGGGATGACCGCTGTAAGTAAAGCCATGTTTGAGATCCTTTCCTTCCTTCAACTCACCCAAGAAGGTCCCATAAATTTCATCGGAGACCAGGGTAGCCCCCAGGGGAATGTAACCACTGTTAATACCCTTGGCAACGACCAAGATGTCCGGTTGAATGGGACCATGGCGAACGGCAAACATTTCTCCGGTTCGCCCGAATCCGGTAATGACCTCATCGGCAATGAAGAGAATTTCGTTTTTGCGGCAGATTTCTTGAATCCTTGGCAAATATTCCTTGGGCGGAATGATCACACCTCCGGCTCCCATGACCGGTTCGGCAATAAAGGCAGCTACCGTATCCTTTCCTTCGAAATCGATCATCTGCTGCAACGTATCTGCACAGGCAACCCCACAGCCAGGATAGGTCATTTTTAACTCACATCGGTAGCAGTAAGGCGGTGAGATATGGCGAAACCCGGGGACTAAAGGCTCAAACATCTTCCGATAGGCGGTTACGCCGTTGGCGCTGAGTCCTCCTAGAGAAACCCCATGGTAGGCCTTACGACGAGCGATGATTTTGTATTTTCCAGCCTTTCCCTGAAGTCTCCAATACTGGCGTGCTATTTTAAGGGCAGTTTCGACAGCCTCAGAACCCCCGTTGGTAAAAAAGACCTTTCCCATTCTCTCAGGCCGTGTCATCTCAATAAGCTTCCTGGCAAGGGCTGTAGACGGTTGGTTGCCGAACCCCCCAAAGTGGGAGAAATATTCCAGCTTCTGAAGCTGCTCGATGATAGCCTGGATGACCTCCACCCTTCGATGGCCGATATTGACGTTCCAAAGACCTCCTTGACCATCGATATAAGTTCTTCCTTTGTCATCCTTGACATAAACCCCTTCTCCCTCCACAATAACAATGGGATCTCGAGTATCCAGATCCTTCATCTGAGTGAAAGGATACCACTTATAGTTCACTTCATCAGCATATCGGTCGTTTCTCATAAAGAAAACGGATGGGATTAAACAAGATCGCCAGAATAAAAATTAAGGTCTTGTAAATCTTATAAATCCCATCGATTTTTATAAAAGATTTTTATAAAGAGATAACCTCCTGAGTAGGAATTTATTACGAAAATAAAAGGAAAAGCATAAACCAGATTAACAGGATTTACGAAATTGACAAGACAAAAGAACATAAAAATCCCGTAAATCCTTGCAAGTCTGATTTATGATTATCTTTCTAAATGGATGTAATTCATTCAATGGATGTTCCGCCGCTTATTAGCGTACTTCCCTTTATCCTTCTTCTACTGGCCATTGCCTTTTTACCCTTAATAAAGGGATATTGGTGGGAGAGTCATAAAAATAAGGCCCAGGTTATTGGAATTTTTAGTTTGCCTATCCTTCTTTACCTTCTCTTTAAAGATCCCTTTCAACTGGTCCATGCCTTCGAAGAATATATCGCTTTTATTCTCCTTCTAGGATCTCTATACACCATATCCGGTGGAATTGCACTGGTTGGTGAAATTATACCGACCCCCGCTGCGACGACCCTGCTTTTGGGATTGGGGATGGTCCTGGCCAATCTCATCGGAACCACCGGGGCTTCCATGCTGCTGATCCGTCCATTGTTAAAAATAATGACCACCCGAAAGACCGTTCACCACACGGTTATTTTTTTTATATTTTTAGTAAGTAATATCGGAGGTTGTTTAACCCCTTTGGGGGATCCACCCCTATTTTTAGGATACCTCAATGGAGTTCCTTTTACCTGGACTTTTAAACTCTGGAAACCCTGGTTATTATTGGGAAGCGGGCTTCTGACTCTACATTTTGTACTGGATTATCTGATCTGGAAAAAAGAAAATCCTTTCAACATGTCCCGGATCCTGGAAGGCAATTGGAAATCCCCTGGGGTCAAGCTTCACCTGGAAGGGAAAATTAACTTTGTATTTTTATTCGGAGTGGTCCTGAGTGTTGCTTTTTTAGGCAGTCCTTATCGAGAGATTTTTATGATCGGGATGGGAATTTTATCCATACTGGCTACTCCGGATGAACTCCGTGCCCGAAATAGTTTTACTTATGATCCCATTTATGAAGTAGCCATTCTCTTCCTGGGAATTTTTATCACCATGCAACCGGCGCTTCTGATCCTGAGGACCCAGGGTCAGACCCTTGGGATTACAGAGCCCTGGCAGTTTTTCTGGATAAGCGGGACCCTTTCCTCTTTTCTCGATAATGCTCCAACGTACCTGACCTTTTTTAATCTGGCCAAGAGTTTGGGGACCTCTGGCTCTATACCAGGTATACCCGAGGAGAGAATTTTAGAAGCTATCTCCCTGGGTTCTGTCTTTATGGGGGCTAATACTTACATCGGTAACGGACCCAATTTTATGGTTAAATCGGTTGCCGAAGCAACCGGGGTTAAAATGCCGACCTTTTTTGGTTACATGCTCTGGTCTATGGGGATTCTCATCCCGAGTTTTTTAATTACCAGTTACCTATTTTTTGATTAAGTGTCCGCTATCCGGGATAAGGTTACCGTCCTACTTTGATAAGGTTACCGTCCTACTTTCCATTGCTATTGGGAATTACTCCAATCACCCTTTCCGATCAAAAAACTGTTGTCCGGTGAACAACGGACAACAGCTAAATTTATCGATCATATACCCCCAACTCTACCAGGTGCCCATCCGGGTCCCAGCAGAACAGTTGTCGAAGACCCAGTTTTGCATTACGGCCTTCTCGAAAAGGAACCCCCTCGCTTTCCAGGATCTTCTTAGTTTCTTCATAATTTTCAATTATAAAAGCGATATGATGGTCATCCCGCATATAGGGTTCAGTTTCCTGCTGGGAACCTTCAACGATAGTTTTAGCTGTGTGGATGGAATTGGAGCCGGGTTTTGGCAAGATAAGATGAAGTTGATAGGGTCCAAAACCGTACCAGGCTCCCGGAAAGTCGAAATCAGGTCTGGCAATTTCTTTAAGTCCCAGGATTCTCCCGTAAAAATCTTTGGACCTTTCTAAGTTTGTAATGGTAATGGATACATGGCTAAAATCTACGATTTTAATCATAGGGGATGCTCCTTTGATATAACAAAACCATGAACTATGAACGATGAACACACCGAACAAGCTAAGAGGGTTCAGGGTGCTTTGTCAAGGGTTAAGTGTTCTTTGTTTAAACAAAGCGAGCTACCATTCGATAGATTAACCAGACCATTAAGAACAGGATAAAAAACACCAGGGTCCAGAAAAGGAGAGGAAACAGCATAGAGTGAAGTCCTAGAGTCCGGCCTATTGCATGTAGAAAATCATTTATCAGGGAAGGATGGGTCAGGAAGAGAGCCGCTACCGCACCCCACAGCCCGTATTTGAGAACTTTCTGCAGGTAGAAGTTCAGCGTGCCTGGGGGAAGAGATTTTAGAGCCGCCAGGCCGATTTTCCCCTGTCGGGCCAGATGGAGTCCCTGGTCTCCATACCGGGCTAAATACGGAATAACTTCATCTCCATTCTGTCGGGCCAATTGAATGGCCTCATCTCCATAACGCTCGACGGCTTTTACTGCATCCTCACCGTACTTTGCCACGTATTTAAGAAA
The genomic region above belongs to Candidatus Limnocylindrales bacterium and contains:
- a CDS encoding aspartate aminotransferase family protein translates to MRNDRYADEVNYKWYPFTQMKDLDTRDPIVIVEGEGVYVKDDKGRTYIDGQGGLWNVNIGHRRVEVIQAIIEQLQKLEYFSHFGGFGNQPSTALARKLIEMTRPERMGKVFFTNGGSEAVETALKIARQYWRLQGKAGKYKIIARRKAYHGVSLGGLSANGVTAYRKMFEPLVPGFRHISPPYCYRCELKMTYPGCGVACADTLQQMIDFEGKDTVAAFIAEPVMGAGGVIIPPKEYLPRIQEICRKNEILFIADEVITGFGRTGEMFAVRHGPIQPDILVVAKGINSGYIPLGATLVSDEIYGTFLGELKEGKDLKHGFTYSGHPVACAAGVANLAILEKENLVENSRKMGAYLLEGLRSLEKHRIVGDVNGLGLLARVELVKDKTTREPFPFDHFVALRTAQKIMDHGVILRPLPGDIISFSPPLIIQREQIEQIVDAVDKGISDMEEEL
- a CDS encoding sodium:proton antiporter, coding for MDVIHSMDVPPLISVLPFILLLLAIAFLPLIKGYWWESHKNKAQVIGIFSLPILLYLLFKDPFQLVHAFEEYIAFILLLGSLYTISGGIALVGEIIPTPAATTLLLGLGMVLANLIGTTGASMLLIRPLLKIMTTRKTVHHTVIFFIFLVSNIGGCLTPLGDPPLFLGYLNGVPFTWTFKLWKPWLLLGSGLLTLHFVLDYLIWKKENPFNMSRILEGNWKSPGVKLHLEGKINFVFLFGVVLSVAFLGSPYREIFMIGMGILSILATPDELRARNSFTYDPIYEVAILFLGIFITMQPALLILRTQGQTLGITEPWQFFWISGTLSSFLDNAPTYLTFFNLAKSLGTSGSIPGIPEERILEAISLGSVFMGANTYIGNGPNFMVKSVAEATGVKMPTFFGYMLWSMGILIPSFLITSYLFFD
- a CDS encoding VOC family protein gives rise to the protein MIKIVDFSHVSITITNLERSKDFYGRILGLKEIARPDFDFPGAWYGFGPYQLHLILPKPGSNSIHTAKTIVEGSQQETEPYMRDDHHIAFIIENYEETKKILESEGVPFREGRNAKLGLRQLFCWDPDGHLVELGVYDR